The following are encoded together in the Zingiber officinale cultivar Zhangliang chromosome 8A, Zo_v1.1, whole genome shotgun sequence genome:
- the LOC122012823 gene encoding transmembrane protein 230-like, with amino-acid sequence MASRRHVRYSPLAADDNDDHMKEDVRFAYNPKAFDRVPWKSVALALFLLALGTLLLILSVFIFTDHMEGEQSQAYGLLALGSLAFLPGFYETRIAYYSWRGAPGYRFSAIPS; translated from the exons ATGGCATCAAGACGACATGTTAGGTACTCTCCTCTTGCTGCAGATGACAATGATGATCACATGAAGGAAGACGTTCGCTTTGCCTACAACCCCAAGGCTTTTGACAGAGTTCCATGGAAATCAGTAGCTCTTGCACTTTTTCTCCTGGCCCTTGGGACTCTTCTCCTTATTCTATCAGTCTTCATCTTTACAGACCATATGGAGGGTGAGCAATCCCAAGCATATGGCCTCTTGGCGCTTGGTAGCCTTGCATTTCTTCCGG GTTTCTATGAGACTCGGATTGCATATTACTCCTGGAGGGGCGCACCAGGGTATCGGTTTTCTGCCATTCCCAGCTAG
- the LOC122010563 gene encoding uncharacterized protein LOC122010563, translating into MPASNALPLLSSPLPLSVGAGSPEESCPLLRSPGGRRGAPPPLPLAHVAAPSGHRHYLLRPSLSLLAATTAGTSARYRLLRPWPSATTDASSRGHSHRLLRPWPPAATAASSRSHSRRLLRPSPPAATAVSSRGHSRHLLRPSPPTATATSSRSHSRRLQRVSPPSAAVVSSRGHSRRLQWTPRWSPPTHRLFTPTFESRWGSDH; encoded by the coding sequence ATGCCGGCCTCCAATGCTCTACCTCTCCTCTcttcccctctccctctctccgtAGGCGCCGGTTCACCGGAGGAGAGTTGTCCTCTGCTTCGGTCTCCAGGCGGACGACGAGGAGCACCACCACCGTTACCACTGGCGCACGTCGCCGCCCCCAGCGGGCACCGCCACTACCTCCTGCGACCATCATTGTCTCTTCTTGCGGCCACTACCGCTGGCACCAGTGCACGCTACCGCCTCCTGCGACCATGGCCGTCGGCAACCACCGATGCCTCCTCCCGCGGCCACAGCCATCGCCTCCTGCGACCATGGCCGCCGGCAGCCACCGCTGCCTCCTCCCGCAGCCACAGTCGTCGCCTCCTGCGTCCATCGCCACCGGCAGCCACCGCTGTCTCCtcccgcggccacagccgccACCTCCTGAGACCATCGCCGCCGACAGCCACCGCTACCTCCTCCCGCAGCCACAGTCGCCGCCTCCAGCGGGTGTCGCCTCCGTCAGCCGCCGTCGTCTCCTCCCGCGGTCATAGTCGCCGTCTCCAGTGGACGCCTAGGTGGTCACCGCCTACGCACCGTTTGTTTACTCCAACCTTCGAGTCGAGATGGGGTTCCGACCATTGA